A genomic window from Synechococcus sp. WH 8016 includes:
- a CDS encoding HAD family phosphatase gives MPKAGSLSAPKACLFDLDGLLLDTEPLQAEAWKAAAACFNGSLSTQQLQQLKGRRRDDNANLVCSWLQQSVSAEQLLKAREPIAKRLVAEAPAVPGAEQLIRFCSSQHLPMVLVTSSKEASLLYKISGHPWLDLIQSRVLGDDMDLRAGKPAPDPYLLATQRLGLSPRECWVFEDSPAGCQSALAAGCWVWQLVETLSETAVIQPPAMQHPRLTLITSLGQGEEQLRHSLSTDG, from the coding sequence ATGCCAAAGGCTGGATCTTTGTCAGCGCCAAAAGCATGCCTGTTTGATCTTGATGGTCTCCTGCTGGATACCGAACCGTTGCAGGCAGAGGCTTGGAAAGCAGCGGCAGCGTGCTTCAACGGATCCCTCTCGACGCAGCAACTTCAACAGCTCAAGGGACGTCGCCGAGATGATAATGCCAACTTGGTTTGCTCATGGTTGCAGCAGTCGGTTTCAGCGGAGCAACTCCTGAAAGCGCGGGAGCCCATTGCCAAGCGTTTAGTCGCTGAGGCTCCAGCGGTTCCGGGCGCTGAGCAACTGATCCGGTTTTGCAGTTCCCAGCATTTGCCCATGGTGCTGGTCACCAGCAGCAAGGAGGCATCCCTTCTCTACAAAATCTCTGGCCACCCTTGGTTGGATTTAATTCAAAGCCGTGTGTTGGGCGATGACATGGACCTGCGTGCAGGAAAACCAGCTCCTGATCCCTATCTGCTGGCAACCCAAAGGCTGGGGTTGTCTCCCCGTGAATGCTGGGTCTTTGAGGATTCACCCGCGGGCTGTCAGTCTGCCTTAGCGGCGGGCTGTTGGGTCTGGCAGTTGGTCGAAACGCTCAGTGAAACCGCTGTCATCCAACCCCCTGCGATGCAACATCCTCGTTTAACGCTCATCACCAGCTTGGGGCAGGGAGAGGAGCAACTCCGGCACAGCCTCAGT